A stretch of Myxococcus hansupus DNA encodes these proteins:
- a CDS encoding ParB/RepB/Spo0J family partition protein has protein sequence MAAKSARKSPAAKKTATPRKPRRKKAEPKSRGLSPAEVASDSVEYPTELLEAVREDGGEVLGVYRDPLGGHPVVFSVLPIDKVEPTPYQRDLSEPHVKRLANAMERLDRFLDPVIAVRKDGRYWTPNGNHRLNASRMLGARSIVALVLPDEDVAYQILALNTEKAHNLKERSLEVVRMYRGLVGAGRQGKESAFAHLFEEPSFITLGAAYELRPRFSAGAYHPFVKVVEDFLDTPLEDALPLREARAQRLLELDDAVVAVVDALKERGLQSPYLKNFVVARINFLRFRKDGGKPDFDGTVDRMLASARKFNVDKVRREDIGRMGGGPLESDEESA, from the coding sequence ATGGCAGCGAAGTCCGCACGCAAGTCCCCCGCCGCGAAGAAGACGGCCACGCCCCGCAAGCCCCGCCGCAAGAAGGCGGAACCGAAGTCCCGGGGCCTGTCCCCCGCGGAGGTGGCCAGCGATTCGGTGGAGTACCCCACCGAGCTGCTGGAGGCGGTGCGCGAGGACGGCGGCGAGGTGCTCGGCGTGTACCGCGACCCCTTGGGCGGCCACCCCGTGGTGTTCTCCGTGCTGCCCATCGACAAGGTGGAGCCCACGCCCTACCAGCGAGACCTCTCCGAGCCCCACGTGAAGCGGCTGGCCAACGCCATGGAGCGGTTGGACCGCTTCCTGGACCCCGTCATCGCCGTGCGCAAGGACGGCCGGTACTGGACGCCCAACGGCAACCACCGCCTCAACGCCAGCCGGATGCTGGGCGCCAGGAGCATCGTCGCCCTGGTGCTGCCCGACGAGGACGTGGCCTATCAAATCCTCGCCCTCAACACGGAGAAGGCCCACAACCTCAAGGAGCGCTCACTGGAGGTCGTCCGCATGTACCGCGGTCTGGTGGGCGCCGGGCGACAGGGCAAGGAGTCCGCCTTCGCGCACCTCTTCGAGGAGCCCTCCTTCATCACCCTGGGCGCCGCCTACGAGCTGCGCCCCCGCTTCTCCGCGGGCGCCTACCACCCCTTCGTGAAGGTGGTGGAGGACTTCCTCGACACGCCGCTGGAGGACGCCCTGCCCCTGCGCGAGGCCCGGGCCCAGCGGCTGTTGGAACTGGACGACGCCGTGGTGGCCGTGGTGGATGCCCTCAAGGAGCGCGGCCTCCAGAGCCCGTACCTCAAGAACTTCGTCGTCGCGCGCATCAACTTCCTGCGCTTCCGCAAGGACGGCGGAAAGCCGGACTTCGACGGCACCGTGGACCGGATGCTGGCCAGCGCTCGCAAGTTCAACGTCGACAAGGTGCGTCGCGAGGACATTGGCCGCATGGGCGGCGGCCCGCTGGAGTCGGACGAGGAATCAGCTTAG
- a CDS encoding sigma-54-dependent transcriptional regulator produces the protein MTSPTVLVVDDDRANLDSVIRIFQREGMATLAAANGTEALELLRRPEVAAMVTDLMMPNMDGQELLRAARAIRPDVEVVLMTAYGTVETAVAAMKDGAYDFITKPLKRHALVKAIQKALEKRALVAENQSLKAKLAEMSAAGGRSMVGQSPAFRAMLDTIRQAAPSTATVLLLGESGTGKELAARSVHEFSQRVRGPFVAVNCGALPENILEAELFGVERGAFTGAVARREGRFERAHGGTLFLDEVGEMPLPAQVKLLRALAEGEIERLGGTQTVKVDVRLVAATNKDLQKEVAEGRFREDLYYRLNVVEIRVPALASRREDIPLLADAFLRRFAAKNGKVLRGFSQEALGTLENYAWPGNVRELEHAVERAVVLARGEVLEASDLPESVRKGPLGSAGQLVIPIGTPMEEIERRVIHETLRHTRGDKTLAARLLGIAARTIYRKLEREQSTGDATLTTPPSPDDD, from the coding sequence ATGACATCCCCCACGGTCCTGGTCGTCGACGACGACCGCGCGAACCTCGACTCGGTCATCCGCATCTTCCAGCGGGAGGGCATGGCCACGCTCGCCGCCGCCAACGGCACGGAGGCGCTGGAGCTGCTGCGCCGGCCGGAGGTCGCCGCCATGGTGACCGACCTGATGATGCCCAACATGGACGGCCAGGAGCTGCTGCGCGCCGCGCGCGCCATCCGGCCGGACGTGGAAGTGGTGTTGATGACGGCCTACGGCACGGTGGAGACGGCCGTCGCGGCGATGAAGGATGGCGCCTACGACTTCATCACCAAGCCGCTCAAGCGCCACGCGTTGGTGAAGGCCATCCAGAAGGCGCTGGAGAAGCGGGCGCTGGTGGCGGAGAACCAGTCGCTCAAGGCGAAGCTGGCGGAGATGAGCGCGGCGGGCGGGCGCTCCATGGTGGGCCAGTCCCCCGCCTTCCGCGCCATGCTGGACACCATCCGTCAGGCGGCGCCCTCCACCGCCACGGTGCTGCTGCTGGGTGAGTCCGGCACGGGCAAGGAGCTGGCCGCCCGCTCCGTGCATGAGTTCTCCCAGCGCGTCCGGGGCCCCTTCGTCGCCGTCAACTGCGGCGCGCTGCCAGAGAACATCCTGGAGGCGGAGCTGTTCGGCGTGGAGCGCGGCGCCTTCACCGGCGCGGTGGCCCGCCGCGAGGGCCGCTTCGAGCGCGCCCATGGCGGCACGCTCTTCCTCGACGAAGTCGGTGAGATGCCGCTGCCCGCGCAGGTGAAGCTGCTCCGCGCGCTGGCAGAGGGCGAAATCGAGCGGCTGGGTGGCACGCAGACGGTGAAGGTGGACGTGCGCCTGGTGGCGGCCACCAACAAGGATTTGCAGAAGGAGGTCGCCGAGGGCCGCTTCCGCGAGGACCTCTACTACCGCCTCAACGTGGTGGAGATTCGCGTGCCCGCGCTCGCCTCGCGCCGCGAGGACATCCCGCTGCTGGCGGACGCCTTCCTGCGCCGCTTCGCCGCCAAGAACGGCAAGGTGCTGCGCGGCTTCTCACAGGAGGCGCTCGGCACCTTGGAGAACTACGCGTGGCCGGGCAACGTGCGCGAGCTGGAGCACGCGGTGGAGCGCGCGGTGGTGCTGGCGCGCGGCGAGGTGCTGGAGGCCAGTGACCTGCCCGAGTCCGTGCGCAAGGGCCCGCTGGGTTCCGCCGGACAGCTCGTCATCCCCATCGGGACGCCCATGGAGGAGATCGAGCGCCGGGTGATCCACGAGACGCTCCGTCACACCCGCGGCGACAAGACGCTGGCCGCCCGGCTGCTGGGCATCGCCGCGCGGACCATCTACCGCAAGCTGGAGCGCGAGCAGTCCACCGGGGACGCCACCCTCACCACGCCCCCCAGCCCGGACGACGACTGA
- the gspC gene encoding type II secretion system protein GspC, which yields MELFFRKYFWTVNLLFILLVGLLAASTVNLFVESAISPVPNGGSSTRAPTQPRRNDSALAMLDMERLSRLTGIKLPEPEPDVLEPNGGGATAEVDPNAAPVKSGLRVKLLGTLVASNPDWSFASIQDMVTQRSQTFMVGNTLQGATVENIERERVIIINGGRREFIDGNPGDGAFVPPSPPVAQANTAPPSDGSGIRATSENEYEVPRAEIDKTLNNLNQVAMQARIVPAFKDGQAVGFKLFSIRPDSIYSKIGVQNGDVIRRINGFDLNSPEKALEVYSKMKDAARIEIEIERNGAPIRKSYNVR from the coding sequence ATGGAACTCTTCTTTCGAAAGTACTTCTGGACAGTGAACCTACTGTTCATCCTGCTCGTCGGCCTGCTCGCCGCGAGCACGGTGAATCTGTTCGTCGAGTCCGCCATTTCTCCCGTGCCCAACGGGGGCTCGTCCACCCGTGCACCCACACAGCCGCGGCGCAACGACTCCGCGTTGGCGATGCTGGATATGGAGCGCCTGTCGCGGCTGACGGGCATCAAGCTTCCCGAGCCCGAGCCCGACGTGCTGGAGCCCAACGGCGGCGGCGCGACGGCGGAGGTGGACCCCAACGCCGCGCCGGTGAAGAGCGGCCTGCGCGTGAAGCTGCTCGGCACGCTGGTGGCGAGCAACCCCGACTGGTCCTTCGCCTCCATCCAGGACATGGTGACGCAGCGTTCGCAGACCTTCATGGTGGGCAACACCCTGCAGGGCGCCACCGTGGAGAACATCGAGCGCGAGCGCGTCATCATCATCAACGGCGGCCGCCGCGAGTTCATCGACGGCAACCCGGGTGACGGCGCCTTCGTGCCGCCCTCGCCGCCGGTGGCCCAGGCCAACACCGCGCCGCCCAGCGATGGCAGCGGCATCCGCGCCACCAGCGAGAACGAGTACGAAGTCCCTCGCGCCGAAATCGACAAGACGCTCAACAACCTCAATCAGGTCGCCATGCAGGCGCGCATCGTGCCCGCGTTCAAGGACGGTCAGGCGGTGGGCTTCAAGCTCTTCTCCATCCGTCCGGACTCCATCTATTCCAAGATTGGCGTCCAGAATGGCGATGTCATCCGTCGCATCAACGGATTTGACCTCAACAGCCCGGAGAAGGCGCTGGAGGTCTATTCGAAGATGAAGGACGCAGCCCGCATCGAGATCGAGATCGAGCGCAACGGTGCGCCGATCCGCAAGTCGTACAACGTTCGTTAA